Proteins from one Cicer arietinum cultivar CDC Frontier isolate Library 1 chromosome 3, Cicar.CDCFrontier_v2.0, whole genome shotgun sequence genomic window:
- the LOC101509305 gene encoding uncharacterized protein, with amino-acid sequence MDRTWMYNRVHENRRGLKKEYVSGVKDFVKRALKQPICISEKGIRCSCIKCKCMKISTATTVRLHLYRDGFQPDYWIWTEHREVKPMVETRGGSTSSRIVHHDDQFNATDEMVFDAFRPYLDVLDVNTNMRNETFVEDELPNEDAKRFYDKLISTNKPIYEGATQSMLSIYVQLLDIRSNWHVPQKGIDFVTKILKSVCPVQKRLPDNYYQAIELVSNLGLKVEKIDCCKKGCMLYYKDDNKLSECKICHSPRFIPRRTGMGKYKDVPAKRMFYFSIIPRLQRLLGLCSDGFTPYIQAFASPYSCWPVILTPYNLLPEMCMTKPYLFLTCLKPGPSNSKKNIDVYLQPLIDDLQRLWSNEILTYDISTKQNFIMKACLMWTINDFPAYGMLSGWGTQGKLACPHCMEDTKAFTFKYGGKNYWFDGHRRFLPANHSFKRSKRSFTKNRDEKEGQPYV; translated from the exons ATGGATCGTACTTGGATGTACAATAGAGTACATGAAAATAGACGCGGATTAAAAAAGGAGTATGTTAGTGGTGTTAAAGATTTTGTGAAGAGGGCTTTGAAACAACCGATTTGTATATCTGAGAAAGGGATAAGGTGTTCGTGTATAAAATGCAAGTGTATGAAGATATCTACAGCAACTACTGTTAGACTTCACTTGTACCGAGATGGATTTCAACCAGATTATTGGATTTGGACTGAACACAGAGAAGTGAAGCCAATGGTTGAAACAAGGGGTGGTTCGACTAGTAGTAGGATTGTGCATCATGACGACCAATTTAATGCAACGGATGAAATGGTGTTTGATGCTTTTAGGCCTTATCTGGATGTCCTTGATGTGAACACTAACATGCGAAATGAGACATTTGTTGAGGATGAGTTGCCTAACGAAGATGCAAAACGATTTTATGACAAGTTGATATCCACCAACAAGCCCATCTACGAGGGGGCTACCCAatcaatgttatcaatatatgTTCAACTTCTGGATATTAGGTCTAATTGGCATGTTCCACAAAAAGGTATAgattttgttacaaaaattctTAAAAGTGTATGTCCAGTGCAAAAACGTTTGCCCGATAACTATTACCAAGCAATAGAATTGGTGTCAAACTTAGGgttgaaggttgagaagattgaTTGTTGTAAGAAAGGATGTATGTTATATTACAAGGATGATAACAAGTTATCTGAGTGCAAAATTTGTCATTCTCCTAGGTTCATTCCACGTAGGACTGGTATGGGAAAATACAAAGATGTTCCAGCAAAAAGGATGTTTTATTTCTCTATCATTCCTAGATTACAAAGATT GTTGGGTCTATGTTCAGATGGATTTACTCCTTATATTCAAGCGTTTGCTTCTCCATACTCATGTTGGCCAGTTATACTCACTCCATACAATCTTCTCCCTGAAATGTGCATGACCAAACCATACTTATTTTTAACTTGTCTCAAACCTGGACCTTCTAATTCCAAGAAAAATATAGATGTCTACTTGCAACCATTGATTGATGATTTGCAACGATTGTGGTCCAACGAAATTTTGACCTATGATATATCCACCAAACAAAATTTCATCATGAAAGCATGCTTGATGTGGACTATTAATGATTTTCCCGCCTATGGTATGTTATCTGGATGGGGAACACAAGGTAAGTTGGCATGTCCTCATTGTATGGAAGACACAAAAGCTTTCACTTTCAAATATGGTGGTAAGAATTATTGGTTTGATGGTCATCGTCGATTCTTGCCAGCTAATCACTCTTTCAAAAGAAgtaaaagaagttttacaaaaaatagGGATGAGAAAGAAGGTCAACCTTACGTTTAG